One region of Algihabitans albus genomic DNA includes:
- a CDS encoding LrgB family protein, giving the protein MSELETQAALDPVASELYEVWVYLATSPLLFLTLTLAAYLLGDWIYRRAGLSPWANPVLIAVLLLVGLLVLTGTSYSTYFDGAQFVHFLLGPATVALAVPLYRNVRALRRTLIPLLVALIGGAATAVGSAIGIGWLLGATRETLLSLAPKSVTTPIAMGVSEAIGGLPSLTAVLVILTGILGAVLATGTLNLLRIKDWRARGFAIGLSAHGIGTARALQINEVAGAFSSLAMGLNGLATAMLVPLLLRLFG; this is encoded by the coding sequence ATGAGCGAGCTGGAAACGCAAGCGGCGCTCGATCCGGTCGCGAGCGAACTCTACGAGGTCTGGGTCTATCTCGCGACCTCGCCGCTGCTGTTCCTGACGCTGACCCTGGCGGCCTACCTGCTGGGCGATTGGATCTATCGCCGGGCCGGCCTCAGTCCCTGGGCCAACCCGGTGCTGATCGCGGTGCTGCTGCTGGTCGGATTGCTGGTGCTCACCGGCACAAGCTACAGCACCTACTTCGACGGCGCCCAGTTCGTGCACTTTCTTCTGGGGCCGGCGACGGTGGCGCTGGCGGTACCGCTCTACCGCAATGTCCGGGCCCTGCGGCGTACGCTCATTCCGCTGCTGGTCGCCTTGATCGGCGGTGCCGCCACGGCGGTCGGCAGCGCCATCGGCATCGGCTGGCTGCTGGGTGCGACTCGCGAGACCTTGCTCAGCCTAGCGCCGAAGTCCGTCACCACGCCGATCGCCATGGGCGTCTCGGAGGCCATCGGCGGTCTACCTTCGCTGACGGCGGTGTTGGTGATTCTGACGGGGATCCTGGGCGCGGTCCTGGCGACCGGAACGCTGAACCTGCTGCGCATCAAGGACTGGCGCGCACGCGGTTTCGCCATCGGACTCTCGGCCCATGGCATCGGCACTGCCCGCGCGCTGCAGATCAACGAGGTTGCCGGCGCCTTCTCCTCCCTGGCGATGGGCCTCAACGGCCTTGCAACGGCGATGCTCGTGCCGCTGCTGCTTCGCCTTTTCGGATAG
- a CDS encoding DUF6898 family protein produces the protein MAKSRDVIIEFLPCGAYVKVSAIDVATGIEASIVGDPLRGEAALEDLAMKKLDYVMDRRRAGRGGGKSGSARPQTPSRRKGLYV, from the coding sequence ATGGCCAAGTCTCGCGACGTTATTATCGAGTTCTTGCCTTGCGGCGCCTACGTGAAGGTTTCGGCAATCGATGTCGCGACCGGCATTGAGGCGTCGATCGTTGGCGACCCTCTGCGGGGCGAAGCCGCGCTCGAGGATCTGGCGATGAAGAAGCTCGACTACGTCATGGACCGCCGGCGCGCAGGGCGCGGGGGCGGCAAGAGCGGTTCGGCGCGCCCTCAGACCCCATCGCGCCGTAAAGGCCTCTACGTCTGA
- a CDS encoding isovaleryl-CoA dehydrogenase, producing MIPNQLPSLDFDLGETADLLRDSVMSFAQEKIAPLAAEIDRTDQFPRHLWPQMGELGLHGITVEEEEGGAGLGYLEHVVAMEEVSRASASVGLSYGAHSNLCVNQIRRNGSAEQKRRYLPKLISGEHVGSLAMSETGAGSDVVALRTRAEKKGDRYLLNGSKMWITNASEAETLVIYAKTDPDAGPRGITAFIVEKDFKGFSIAQKLDKLGMRGSPTCELVFEDCEVPEENVLGSVGKGVNVLMSGLDYERAVLAAGPLGIMQACMDVVLPYVHERKQFGQPIGEFQLMQGKLADLYTTMNVCKSYVYAVAKACDAGKTTRMDAAGAILYAGEKATWMALEAIQVLGGNGYINEYPTGRLLRDAKLYEIGAGTSEIRRWLIGRELFEQTA from the coding sequence ATGATCCCCAACCAGCTTCCCAGCCTCGACTTCGACCTCGGCGAGACGGCCGACCTTCTGCGCGACAGCGTCATGAGCTTCGCGCAGGAGAAGATCGCGCCCCTGGCGGCGGAGATCGACAGGACCGACCAGTTCCCGCGCCACCTCTGGCCGCAGATGGGCGAGCTGGGCCTGCACGGAATCACGGTCGAGGAGGAGGAGGGCGGCGCCGGTCTGGGCTACCTGGAGCATGTCGTCGCGATGGAGGAGGTCAGCCGCGCCAGCGCCTCCGTCGGCCTGTCCTACGGCGCCCATTCCAATCTCTGCGTCAACCAGATCCGCCGCAACGGATCGGCCGAGCAGAAGCGCCGCTACCTGCCGAAGCTGATTTCCGGTGAGCATGTCGGATCCCTGGCCATGAGCGAGACTGGCGCCGGCTCCGACGTGGTTGCCTTGCGCACCCGCGCGGAGAAGAAGGGCGACCGCTACCTCCTCAACGGCTCGAAGATGTGGATCACCAATGCCAGCGAAGCCGAAACCCTCGTGATCTACGCCAAGACCGATCCCGACGCCGGGCCGCGCGGCATCACCGCCTTCATCGTGGAGAAGGACTTCAAGGGCTTTTCCATCGCCCAGAAGCTGGACAAGCTCGGCATGCGCGGCTCGCCCACCTGCGAGCTGGTCTTCGAGGATTGCGAGGTCCCGGAGGAGAACGTGCTCGGTTCCGTCGGCAAGGGCGTCAACGTTCTCATGAGCGGCCTCGACTACGAGCGTGCGGTGCTGGCCGCCGGGCCGCTCGGCATCATGCAAGCCTGCATGGATGTGGTGCTGCCCTACGTGCACGAGCGCAAGCAGTTCGGCCAGCCCATCGGCGAGTTCCAGCTCATGCAGGGCAAGCTGGCCGACCTCTACACCACCATGAACGTCTGCAAGAGCTACGTCTACGCGGTGGCCAAGGCCTGCGACGCCGGAAAGACCACCCGCATGGACGCGGCCGGCGCCATCCTCTACGCCGGCGAGAAGGCGACCTGGATGGCGCTGGAGGCGATCCAGGTGCTGGGCGGCAACGGCTACATCAACGAGTACCCGACCGGCCGCCTGCTGCGCGACGCCAAACTCTACGAGATCGGCGCCGGCACCAGCGAGATCCGCCGCTGGCTGATCGGCCGCGAACTCTTCGAGCAGACGGCCTGA
- a CDS encoding iron-containing alcohol dehydrogenase, with protein sequence MAVVEWQRGPRAISGQGALDRLGVEAGRLTGRSTAVLLVADPGVPALADRVEAQLSSAGLAVARHAEVAGDPKAEQVEAAASLARESKARLIIGLGGGSALDVAKLAAAAAGGSAPVQDYALAARPFPAGALPVIAIPTTAGTGSEATRVAIFSRGDGAKLWAWGDELLPKVALLDPEATVGLPPHLTAATGVDALVHAIEAATNRNADSFSRAPALEAVRLVAGNLGRAVTRGDDLKARGQVQLAAFLAGQAIDTAGTGVAHALGHALGTLGRVHHGRAVGLSLAVALASNAAAAPVKHAAVARSFGLDGADAVAVAGLEGAYVTLLEEVGLDRDLSALNLDPAALAAEAQTRENAPMLASNCRAYGGDELLDLCRRLIAA encoded by the coding sequence ATGGCGGTAGTGGAGTGGCAGCGCGGGCCGCGCGCGATCAGTGGGCAGGGCGCGCTCGACCGTCTGGGCGTCGAGGCCGGGAGGCTGACGGGGCGGTCGACCGCGGTTCTGCTGGTTGCGGATCCTGGCGTACCCGCCCTGGCGGATCGGGTGGAGGCGCAGCTCTCCAGCGCGGGTCTCGCGGTGGCGCGCCATGCCGAGGTGGCTGGCGATCCGAAAGCCGAGCAGGTCGAGGCGGCGGCGTCCCTGGCACGCGAGAGCAAGGCACGGCTGATCATTGGCCTGGGCGGCGGTTCCGCCTTGGATGTCGCCAAGCTGGCGGCGGCGGCGGCGGGCGGATCGGCGCCCGTCCAGGACTATGCCCTGGCGGCGCGGCCTTTTCCTGCCGGGGCCTTGCCGGTGATCGCGATTCCCACCACCGCGGGCACCGGCTCGGAAGCGACGCGAGTCGCGATCTTCTCGCGCGGCGACGGCGCCAAGCTCTGGGCCTGGGGCGACGAACTGCTTCCCAAGGTGGCGCTCCTCGACCCCGAGGCGACGGTCGGTTTGCCGCCGCATCTGACAGCGGCGACCGGGGTCGATGCGCTGGTTCACGCCATCGAGGCCGCGACCAATCGTAACGCCGACAGCTTCTCTCGGGCGCCGGCACTGGAGGCGGTCCGGCTCGTTGCGGGCAACCTGGGCAGAGCCGTCACCCGGGGCGACGATCTGAAGGCACGCGGACAGGTGCAGCTTGCCGCCTTTCTGGCGGGCCAGGCGATCGACACGGCGGGCACAGGGGTCGCCCATGCGCTGGGGCATGCGCTCGGGACGCTCGGACGGGTCCATCATGGCCGCGCCGTGGGCCTGTCGCTTGCCGTGGCTCTGGCTTCGAATGCTGCGGCGGCGCCCGTCAAGCATGCGGCCGTCGCGCGGTCCTTCGGATTGGACGGCGCCGATGCCGTGGCTGTCGCCGGGCTTGAAGGCGCCTACGTGACACTGCTCGAAGAGGTCGGTTTGGACCGCGATCTAAGCGCGCTCAACCTGGATCCCGCCGCCTTGGCGGCAGAAGCGCAGACGCGCGAAAACGCCCCCATGCTGGCCAGTAACTGCCGCGCTTATGGCGGCGATGAACTTTTGGATCTCTGCCGCCGGCTGATCGCGGCGTGA
- a CDS encoding MarR family winged helix-turn-helix transcriptional regulator — protein sequence MLAAYLDSLQVVERLHRQLLEVIKSELDQRGIRDVNNVQALILFNIGDEEVTVGELTLRGYYLGSNVSYNVKKLVENGYLIQERSLHDRRSFNVRASDEGRNICKMLADFFARHAGDMGESGLVESELEESTKTLERLLRFLSAPQRLSRLSPAA from the coding sequence GTGCTGGCCGCCTATCTTGATTCTCTCCAGGTTGTCGAGCGTCTGCACCGTCAGTTGCTCGAAGTCATCAAGTCCGAGCTGGACCAGCGCGGAATCCGGGACGTCAATAACGTCCAAGCGCTGATTCTCTTCAATATCGGCGATGAGGAAGTGACGGTCGGCGAGCTGACGCTGCGCGGTTACTACCTGGGCAGCAACGTGTCCTACAACGTCAAGAAGCTGGTCGAAAACGGCTATCTGATTCAGGAGCGTTCGCTGCACGACCGCCGCTCCTTCAACGTGCGTGCATCGGACGAAGGCCGTAACATTTGTAAGATGTTGGCCGACTTTTTTGCACGCCATGCGGGTGATATGGGCGAGAGCGGTCTTGTCGAGTCCGAACTGGAGGAGTCGACCAAGACCCTGGAGCGCCTGTTGCGCTTCCTCAGCGCTCCGCAGCGTCTGAGCCGCCTAAGCCCGGCCGCTTAG
- a CDS encoding ABC transporter ATP-binding protein has translation MIRVENLVKRFGGLMAVDDCTLDVPAGSITAVIGPNGAGKTTLFSIIAGFLKPNSGRVLMDEHDITGLSPPALFHRGLVRTFQIPHELPRMTALENLMLVPGDQSGEQVWAAWLRPGRVRREERAVRERAEEVLQFLNLYELRHELAGRLSGGQKKLLELGRTMMTEPRVVLLDEPAAGVNRTLLGKLTETIHRLNEDRGYTFVVIEHDMDMIAELCSPVIVMAQGRVLAKGSMEEIRSNRAVLEAYLGVTEA, from the coding sequence GTGATCAGAGTCGAAAACCTCGTCAAGCGCTTCGGCGGCTTGATGGCTGTGGACGACTGTACGCTGGACGTGCCCGCCGGCTCGATCACGGCGGTGATCGGCCCCAACGGCGCCGGCAAGACGACGCTCTTCTCGATCATCGCCGGTTTTCTGAAGCCCAACTCCGGGCGTGTCCTGATGGACGAGCACGACATTACGGGATTGAGTCCACCTGCTTTGTTTCATAGGGGGTTGGTACGGACTTTTCAGATTCCACATGAATTGCCCCGAATGACGGCGCTGGAAAACCTGATGCTTGTCCCGGGGGATCAGAGCGGAGAGCAGGTTTGGGCGGCCTGGTTGCGGCCGGGACGTGTCCGCCGTGAGGAGCGTGCGGTTCGCGAGCGGGCCGAGGAGGTCTTGCAGTTCCTCAATCTCTACGAACTGCGCCACGAACTGGCCGGCCGGTTGTCCGGGGGACAGAAGAAGCTGCTGGAACTCGGCCGCACGATGATGACCGAGCCGCGCGTCGTGCTGCTCGACGAGCCGGCTGCGGGCGTCAACCGGACTCTCTTGGGCAAGCTGACCGAAACGATTCATCGGCTGAACGAAGATCGCGGCTACACCTTCGTCGTGATCGAGCATGACATGGACATGATCGCGGAACTCTGCAGCCCGGTGATCGTGATGGCCCAGGGGCGGGTGCTCGCCAAAGGCAGCATGGAAGAGATCCGGAGCAACCGCGCCGTTCTCGAGGCCTACCTCGGCGTGACGGAGGCCTGA
- a CDS encoding CidA/LrgA family protein, with product MLFFITLLLLCQLIGEAAVRLVDLPVPGPVVGMALLFLGLLIRGGEPPEELGQVANGLLNNLALLFVPAGVGVMLHLDLVRAEWLPILGALIGSAVLTVAVTALLLSLTARITGAEARQEERKE from the coding sequence ATGCTCTTCTTCATCACCCTGCTCCTGCTATGCCAACTGATCGGGGAAGCGGCCGTCCGGCTGGTCGACCTGCCCGTCCCCGGACCGGTGGTCGGCATGGCTCTGCTCTTCCTCGGTCTTCTGATCCGGGGCGGCGAACCGCCCGAAGAACTCGGCCAGGTCGCCAACGGACTGCTGAACAACCTGGCCCTGCTCTTCGTGCCGGCCGGTGTGGGCGTGATGCTGCATCTCGATCTGGTCCGTGCGGAGTGGCTGCCCATCCTGGGCGCCCTGATCGGCAGCGCGGTCCTCACCGTCGCCGTCACGGCGCTGCTGCTCTCGCTGACGGCGCGGATCACCGGCGCCGAAGCGCGGCAGGAGGAGCGGAAAGAATGA
- a CDS encoding acyl-CoA dehydrogenase, with protein sequence MLDEQLSEDERMVRDAAYQYCQERLMPRVLEANRHERFDREIMTELGELGFLGSTLPEEYGCAGANYVSYGLIAREVERVDSGYRSAMSVQSSLVMHPIYAWGDEAQRKKYLPKLATGEWVGCFGLTEPDAGSDPASMRTTATKIDGGYRLKGAKMWITNSPIADVFVVWAKSTAHDGKIKGFVLEKGMEGLSAPKIEGKFSLRASITGEIVMDDVFVPDENLLPNASGLRGPFECLNRARYGIAWGAMGAAEFCWHAARGYTLERQMFGKPLAATQLVQKKLADMQTEIALGLQSSLRVGRLMDEGKLMPEAISLVKRNSCGKALDIARTSRDMHGGNGVSDEYHVIRHVMNLEAVNTYEGTHDVHALILGRAQTGLQAFG encoded by the coding sequence CTGTTGGACGAACAGCTCAGCGAAGACGAGCGGATGGTCCGCGACGCGGCCTATCAGTACTGCCAGGAGCGGCTGATGCCGCGCGTCTTGGAGGCCAACCGTCACGAGCGCTTCGACCGCGAGATCATGACCGAACTGGGCGAACTGGGTTTCCTCGGCTCGACACTGCCCGAAGAGTACGGCTGCGCTGGCGCCAACTACGTGTCCTACGGCCTGATCGCCCGCGAGGTCGAGCGGGTAGACAGCGGCTACCGCTCGGCCATGTCCGTGCAGTCTTCGCTGGTCATGCATCCGATCTACGCCTGGGGTGACGAGGCTCAGCGCAAGAAGTATCTGCCTAAGCTGGCGACGGGCGAATGGGTCGGCTGCTTCGGCCTGACGGAACCGGACGCCGGGTCCGATCCGGCCTCGATGCGCACAACGGCCACTAAGATCGACGGCGGTTATCGTCTCAAGGGCGCCAAGATGTGGATCACCAACTCCCCGATCGCCGACGTCTTCGTGGTCTGGGCGAAGTCGACGGCGCACGACGGCAAGATCAAGGGTTTCGTGCTGGAAAAGGGCATGGAAGGTCTGTCGGCGCCGAAGATCGAGGGCAAGTTCTCGCTGCGGGCCTCGATCACCGGTGAGATCGTCATGGACGACGTCTTCGTGCCGGACGAGAACCTGCTGCCCAACGCCAGCGGCTTGCGCGGTCCCTTCGAGTGCCTCAACCGCGCGCGCTATGGAATCGCCTGGGGCGCGATGGGCGCCGCCGAGTTCTGCTGGCACGCGGCGCGCGGCTATACGCTAGAGCGCCAGATGTTCGGCAAGCCGCTGGCCGCCACCCAGCTCGTCCAGAAGAAGCTGGCCGACATGCAGACGGAAATCGCGCTCGGCCTCCAGTCATCCCTGCGGGTCGGCCGGCTGATGGACGAAGGCAAGCTGATGCCGGAGGCGATCAGCCTCGTGAAGCGGAACTCCTGCGGCAAGGCGCTGGATATCGCGCGCACCAGCCGCGACATGCATGGCGGCAACGGCGTGTCCGACGAGTACCACGTCATCCGACACGTCATGAACCTGGAGGCGGTCAACACCTACGAAGGCACCCATGACGTCCACGCGCTGATCCTGGGTCGCGCGCAGACCGGCCTGCAAGCCTTCGGATGA
- a CDS encoding patatin-like phospholipase family protein, whose product MSPSRTSAAARDSAKTGIAKAEAARTGTRPRLGLVLGSGSARGWAHIGILQELQTAGIHPDIVVGSSIGALVGGAYVSGGLDRLTDWALTFNRLDALRTLDLRIANGGLLGGGRLMRRLLKPHHNEAIESLSPRFACVATDLATGLEIALQEGPLAEGVLASLAMPGLFAPVKRDSQWLVDGGIVDPVPVTLARALGAERVIAVNLTSGMANRRQQRRQQRRSPGRPRFPLPGVKTLLRNLPLDSGLRALLAHTPDSALQADIPRYLDVVFGSIHILQDYVTRSRLAADPPDLLIEPALQNMALLEFNRAEEAIAAGRTALRASLDDLAGLLE is encoded by the coding sequence GTGAGCCCGAGCCGGACAAGCGCTGCGGCCCGCGACTCCGCAAAGACGGGAATCGCGAAGGCTGAGGCCGCAAGGACGGGCACCCGACCGAGATTGGGTCTGGTGCTGGGCAGCGGTTCGGCGCGCGGCTGGGCCCACATCGGCATCCTGCAGGAACTGCAGACGGCCGGCATCCACCCCGACATCGTGGTCGGCTCCTCCATCGGCGCGCTGGTCGGCGGGGCCTATGTCAGCGGGGGTCTGGACCGGCTGACCGACTGGGCGCTCACCTTCAATCGCCTCGACGCCCTGCGCACGCTCGACCTGCGGATCGCCAACGGCGGCTTGCTGGGGGGCGGCCGGCTGATGCGGCGGCTGCTGAAGCCACACCACAACGAGGCGATCGAGAGCCTCTCACCGCGCTTCGCCTGCGTCGCAACCGACCTCGCGACCGGCCTTGAGATCGCGCTCCAAGAGGGGCCTCTCGCCGAGGGCGTACTGGCCTCGCTCGCCATGCCGGGGCTCTTCGCACCGGTCAAGCGCGACAGCCAGTGGCTGGTCGACGGCGGCATCGTCGATCCGGTCCCGGTCACCCTGGCGCGCGCGCTGGGGGCCGAACGGGTGATCGCGGTCAACCTCACCTCGGGAATGGCCAACCGCCGTCAACAGCGCCGGCAGCAGCGGCGCAGCCCCGGCCGGCCGCGCTTCCCGCTGCCTGGGGTGAAGACGCTCCTGCGCAACCTGCCCCTGGACTCCGGCCTGCGCGCCCTCCTCGCTCACACGCCCGATTCTGCTCTGCAGGCCGACATTCCGCGCTACCTCGATGTCGTCTTCGGCTCGATCCACATCCTGCAGGACTACGTGACCCGCAGCCGTCTGGCGGCCGATCCACCCGACCTGCTCATCGAGCCGGCGCTGCAGAACATGGCGCTGCTGGAGTTCAATCGCGCCGAGGAGGCCATCGCCGCAGGCCGCACGGCCCTACGCGCCTCGCTCGACGATTTGGCAGGCCTTTTGGAGTAA
- a CDS encoding mandelate racemase/muconate lactonizing enzyme family protein, whose translation MEITRIVQSVHRLPLDPPFQASWDTRPRRHFDLQLVRVETDVGLVGIGAGDAMPGFAGHENLFVGQDPRELDRHFRVIENLSFHYGRCWPLDIALWDLFGKILGEPIWRLLGGASDRVPLYASSGSLRDGAELVDLAQALREEGFSALKVRFQRPHWRQDVAVLEQLREAVGHDLELMVDCNQAWRMPWDTSLPWTFKDALLVAECLEDLDIYWMEEPLHRGDYDGMARLRDSVDLRIAGGEMTRELHELREIVARRCLDVIQTDVVCTGGISGLRRVAQSAFDAGLEFTPHTWGHGIGLLANAHLAAGVGGCRFLEYPFDPPAWTPERRDFGLTEAVVANDDGQLLLGEAPGLGIDLDEDRLAETRIG comes from the coding sequence ATGGAAATCACACGCATCGTTCAAAGCGTTCATCGTCTTCCGCTCGACCCTCCGTTCCAAGCCTCCTGGGATACCCGACCCCGCCGACACTTCGATCTGCAGCTCGTTCGCGTGGAAACGGACGTGGGCCTTGTCGGGATCGGTGCGGGCGACGCCATGCCCGGCTTCGCCGGCCACGAAAATCTCTTCGTCGGACAGGACCCGCGCGAACTCGACCGGCACTTCCGGGTTATCGAGAACCTTTCATTCCATTACGGGCGCTGCTGGCCGCTGGACATCGCCCTCTGGGACCTCTTCGGCAAGATCCTGGGCGAACCGATCTGGCGGCTGCTCGGCGGTGCCTCCGACCGGGTGCCTCTCTACGCCTCCTCCGGTTCGCTGCGCGACGGCGCGGAGCTGGTGGACCTGGCGCAGGCCCTGCGCGAAGAGGGGTTCTCGGCCCTGAAGGTCCGTTTCCAGCGACCGCACTGGCGCCAGGACGTCGCCGTGCTCGAGCAGCTTCGCGAGGCGGTCGGTCACGATCTGGAACTGATGGTCGACTGCAACCAGGCTTGGCGCATGCCCTGGGACACGTCCCTGCCCTGGACCTTCAAGGACGCCCTGCTGGTCGCGGAGTGTCTGGAAGACCTGGACATCTACTGGATGGAGGAACCCCTGCATCGCGGCGACTACGACGGCATGGCCAGACTGCGCGACTCCGTCGACCTGCGTATCGCCGGCGGCGAAATGACCCGGGAGTTGCACGAGCTGCGGGAAATCGTCGCCCGCCGCTGCCTCGACGTGATCCAGACCGATGTGGTCTGCACGGGCGGGATCAGCGGTCTTCGCCGCGTCGCGCAGAGCGCGTTCGATGCCGGCCTGGAGTTCACGCCTCACACCTGGGGGCACGGCATCGGCCTGCTGGCCAACGCGCACCTGGCCGCCGGAGTCGGCGGTTGCCGCTTCCTGGAGTACCCCTTCGATCCGCCGGCCTGGACGCCGGAACGGCGGGATTTCGGCCTGACCGAGGCAGTGGTCGCCAACGACGACGGTCAACTGCTGCTCGGCGAGGCGCCTGGTCTCGGCATCGATCTGGACGAGGACCGGCTGGCGGAGACGCGAATCGGGTGA
- a CDS encoding adenylate/guanylate cyclase domain-containing protein: MTELPPETAAASRRDILIDEITDWLMEQALKGSTLESLLRGTLDGMIAAGLPIARANVGMTTLHPLFEAISYTWTVERGLVEERFPHRDDGISEEWRLSPLKWLIERKLPVLRRRLAGPEAMLDFPLLVDLAEQGYTDYLGWLAVFEEDRYDGAVGSFATMRPAGFTEPQIAAIRRIQARLAVALKVVMREQLTHNVLSAYLGAAAADRVLDGQIKRGDGQTVQAAIWYSDLRGSTELAEQLEAETFLETLDTYFDATAGAVIAEGGQVLLLIGDAVLAIFPVEEGGAADACRQALAATQRAYADMADINARRTVDGAPPLRFGLGLHVGELLFGNIGTRERLEFTVVGRAVNVAARLEELSKTLDRSVLASTDFAKLLPSEAWEALGARELRGLADPVEVMTLAVEHPLERIQEAERRKA; this comes from the coding sequence ATGACCGAACTCCCGCCCGAGACCGCCGCCGCCTCCAGGCGCGACATCCTGATCGACGAGATCACGGATTGGCTGATGGAGCAGGCGCTCAAGGGCAGCACGCTCGAGAGTCTCTTGAGGGGAACCCTCGACGGCATGATCGCCGCCGGCTTGCCCATAGCACGGGCCAACGTCGGTATGACGACGTTGCATCCCTTGTTCGAGGCCATCAGCTACACTTGGACGGTCGAACGCGGTCTTGTCGAGGAGCGTTTTCCGCATCGCGATGACGGGATCAGTGAGGAGTGGCGGCTCAGCCCTCTAAAATGGCTGATCGAGCGGAAACTGCCCGTACTCAGGCGGCGGCTCGCGGGACCGGAGGCGATGCTCGACTTCCCGTTGCTCGTGGATCTCGCCGAACAAGGATACACCGATTATCTCGGTTGGCTCGCCGTCTTCGAGGAGGACCGCTATGACGGAGCTGTCGGGTCCTTCGCGACCATGCGCCCAGCCGGATTCACCGAACCGCAGATCGCCGCCATCCGGCGTATTCAGGCGCGTTTGGCCGTCGCACTGAAGGTGGTGATGCGCGAACAGCTCACTCACAACGTTCTCTCCGCCTATCTGGGCGCGGCGGCCGCAGACCGGGTGCTCGACGGCCAGATCAAGCGCGGCGACGGCCAGACCGTCCAGGCCGCCATCTGGTACTCCGACCTGCGCGGTTCGACGGAACTGGCCGAGCAACTGGAGGCCGAGACGTTCCTGGAGACTCTGGATACCTACTTCGACGCGACCGCCGGCGCGGTGATCGCCGAGGGTGGCCAGGTTTTGTTGCTGATCGGCGATGCGGTCTTGGCGATCTTTCCGGTCGAAGAGGGCGGCGCGGCCGATGCCTGTCGCCAGGCGCTCGCCGCGACGCAGCGCGCCTACGCAGACATGGCGGATATCAACGCGCGCCGAACGGTCGATGGGGCACCGCCTTTGCGCTTCGGTCTCGGACTCCATGTCGGGGAACTGCTATTCGGCAACATCGGCACGCGAGAGCGGTTGGAGTTCACCGTCGTGGGGCGGGCCGTCAACGTGGCGGCGCGGCTGGAGGAACTGAGCAAGACGCTCGACCGCTCGGTGCTGGCCAGCACCGATTTTGCCAAGCTTTTGCCGTCGGAGGCTTGGGAGGCGCTCGGCGCTCGCGAACTGCGGGGGCTGGCGGATCCGGTGGAAGTAATGACCTTGGCGGTCGAACACCCGCTTGAGCGGATCCAAGAGGCTGAACGGCGCAAAGCGTGA
- a CDS encoding pyridoxamine 5'-phosphate oxidase family protein, whose protein sequence is MTDAIGSLEALRDRYGAAKATTELKRLARLDEHCRAFIAASPFVVLGTSDAEGNQDVSPRGDPPGFVRVLDETRLLLPDRPGNKLIDSLSNVLANPKVGLLFMVPGMNETLRVNGRAQIVTDPALLEPLAVEGRLPPSALLIEVEEAYLHCAKAFIRSKLWDPDRQIDRKSFPSLGRMIADQIAGLDAEKTEAGIQESYKDRLY, encoded by the coding sequence ATGACCGACGCGATCGGCAGCCTGGAAGCGCTGCGCGACCGCTACGGGGCGGCCAAGGCGACGACGGAGCTGAAGCGGCTCGCCCGGCTCGACGAGCACTGCCGGGCGTTCATCGCCGCCTCGCCTTTCGTCGTCCTCGGCACCTCGGACGCCGAGGGTAATCAGGACGTCAGCCCGCGCGGCGATCCGCCGGGCTTCGTCCGGGTGCTGGACGAGACCCGCCTGCTGCTGCCGGACCGGCCGGGCAACAAGCTGATCGACAGCCTTTCGAACGTTCTCGCCAATCCGAAGGTTGGCCTGCTTTTCATGGTGCCCGGCATGAACGAGACGCTGCGGGTCAACGGTCGTGCCCAGATCGTCACCGACCCCGCGTTGCTGGAGCCCCTGGCGGTGGAGGGACGCCTGCCGCCCTCCGCCTTGCTGATCGAAGTGGAGGAGGCCTACCTGCACTGCGCCAAGGCCTTCATCCGCTCCAAGCTGTGGGATCCGGACAGGCAGATCGACCGCAAGAGCTTTCCAAGCCTGGGCCGCATGATCGCGGATCAGATCGCCGGCTTGGACGCCGAAAAGACCGAGGCGGGGATCCAGGAGTCCTATAAGGACCGGCTCTACTGA